In one Arachis duranensis cultivar V14167 chromosome 9, aradu.V14167.gnm2.J7QH, whole genome shotgun sequence genomic region, the following are encoded:
- the LOC107467792 gene encoding serine/threonine-protein phosphatase 5 isoform X1 → MVWEGKDVVATGQKLIGATNPLASEHGTIHGDFAIALEEGYYRRGAAHLAMGKFKEALKDLQQVKKMCPNDTDASKKLKECEKAVMKLKFEEAIAVPEHQGRPIADSIDFHSIGTMLNMASV, encoded by the exons ATGGTCTGGGAGGGTAAAGATGTTGTTGCAACTGGCCAAAAGTTGATTGGAGCAACAAACCCCTTGGCATCTGAGCATGGAACTATCCATGGTGACTTTGCCATTGCATTAGAAG AGGGGTATTATAGGCGAGGTGCAGCTCATCTTGCTATGGGAAAATTCAAGGAGGCTCTAAAAGATCTTCAGCAG GTCAAGAAAATGTGCCCAAATGACACTGATGCatcaaagaaattgaaggaGTGTGAAAAAGCTGTTATGAAACTTAAATTTGAAGAAGCAATTGCTGTGCCAGAGCATCAAGGACGTCCAATAGCCGACTCCATAGATTTCCATTCTATAGGTACTATGTTAAATATGGCATCTGTTTAA
- the LOC107467792 gene encoding serine/threonine-protein phosphatase 5 isoform X2, whose amino-acid sequence MVWEGKDVVATGQKLIGATNPLASEHGTIHGDFAIALEEGYYRRGAAHLAMGKFKEALKDLQQVKKMCPNDTDASKKLKECEKAVMKLKFEEAIAVPEHQGRPIADSIDFHSIGRAN is encoded by the exons ATGGTCTGGGAGGGTAAAGATGTTGTTGCAACTGGCCAAAAGTTGATTGGAGCAACAAACCCCTTGGCATCTGAGCATGGAACTATCCATGGTGACTTTGCCATTGCATTAGAAG AGGGGTATTATAGGCGAGGTGCAGCTCATCTTGCTATGGGAAAATTCAAGGAGGCTCTAAAAGATCTTCAGCAG GTCAAGAAAATGTGCCCAAATGACACTGATGCatcaaagaaattgaaggaGTGTGAAAAAGCTGTTATGAAACTTAAATTTGAAGAAGCAATTGCTGTGCCAGAGCATCAAGGACGTCCAATAGCCGACTCCATAGATTTCCATTCTATAG